One region of Gilliamella sp. ESL0405 genomic DNA includes:
- the proC gene encoding pyrroline-5-carboxylate reductase has product MEQRIGIIGLGNMGNAILQGILTSNIVQGNQIYVYDPHLEKGQALNASHAINNLASARDVARESDLVFIAVKPNVIVDVLNDIQKELKKNTIVISIAAGVTIKTIAKCVGYEQKIVRVMPNTPALVNAAMCSITPNTEVTDDELSIVQRLLNCIGETEVVPEYLIDAVIGASGSSPAFVFMFIEALADGAVKAGLSRKQAYKFAAQAVMGSAKLLLATGKHPGELKDMVCSPAGTTIEGVQMLEEKGFRAAVIDAVEATINKSKALAEK; this is encoded by the coding sequence ATGGAACAGCGTATAGGTATTATCGGTTTGGGCAATATGGGAAATGCTATATTACAAGGCATATTAACCAGTAATATTGTGCAAGGAAACCAAATTTATGTTTATGATCCTCACCTTGAAAAAGGGCAAGCATTAAATGCATCACATGCAATCAATAATTTAGCGTCAGCCAGAGATGTCGCACGTGAATCCGATCTTGTTTTTATTGCGGTAAAGCCTAATGTCATTGTTGATGTGTTAAACGATATTCAAAAAGAATTGAAGAAAAATACTATTGTGATCTCAATTGCAGCAGGCGTGACAATTAAAACCATAGCCAAATGTGTCGGCTATGAACAAAAAATTGTCCGAGTTATGCCAAATACACCGGCATTAGTTAATGCGGCGATGTGCTCCATTACGCCAAATACTGAAGTGACAGATGATGAGCTGTCGATTGTACAACGATTATTAAATTGTATTGGCGAAACTGAAGTTGTCCCCGAATATTTAATTGATGCCGTTATTGGTGCGAGTGGTTCTTCACCGGCTTTTGTTTTTATGTTTATCGAAGCGCTAGCTGACGGTGCTGTCAAAGCCGGATTATCAAGAAAACAAGCCTATAAATTTGCAGCGCAAGCCGTAATGGGATCAGCCAAACTGTTACTCGCTACTGGCAAACATCCCGGCGAGTTGAAAGATATGGTCTGCTCACCGGCTGGCACCACTATTGAAGGGGTGCAGATGCTTGAAGAAAAAGGCTTTAGAGCAGCGGTGATTGATGCAGTTGAAGCAACGATCAATAAATCAAAAGCGCTTGCTGAAAAGTAA
- a CDS encoding type IV pilus twitching motility protein PilT — MLKSILSLSVAQNASDLHLSSGAFPCMRINGQLQFVSDNKLSSTQLETELFALLDMCQVNKLQQYGQLDLAFHNEIGRFRVNIFYQQRGISAVFRIINDRIADMSEIGVPAVLKTLVNQQSGIILITGATGSGKSTTLASLIQYINQTQAKHIITLEDPIEYIYQNDKSLIEQRELSQFDQAMESLLRQDPDIILFGELRNKQSIEAALSVAETGHLVLATLHTRSAIETINRLIDVFEGNAQNFIRSQLSDSLQAIVCQQLITVDNQRKALFEVLINTPAVANLIKEGKTKQILSLIQTGQQHGMQLMPDTHHSITE, encoded by the coding sequence TTCCCGTGTATGCGTATTAACGGACAATTGCAATTTGTATCAGATAACAAATTATCATCAACGCAACTGGAAACAGAACTGTTTGCCTTGCTCGATATGTGTCAGGTAAATAAGTTGCAGCAATATGGCCAACTTGATTTGGCATTTCACAATGAAATAGGGCGCTTTCGGGTTAATATTTTCTATCAACAACGTGGCATATCGGCAGTATTTCGAATTATCAATGACCGCATTGCTGACATGTCTGAAATTGGCGTCCCTGCTGTTTTAAAAACGCTTGTTAACCAACAATCGGGAATCATTCTGATTACCGGCGCAACCGGTAGTGGTAAATCAACCACATTAGCATCCTTAATCCAATATATAAATCAAACCCAAGCAAAACATATTATTACTTTAGAAGATCCTATTGAGTATATCTATCAAAATGACAAGTCATTAATTGAACAACGTGAATTATCGCAATTTGATCAAGCAATGGAAAGTCTTTTAAGACAAGATCCCGATATTATCCTATTTGGCGAACTACGCAATAAACAATCGATCGAAGCGGCTTTGTCGGTTGCTGAAACGGGACATTTAGTTTTAGCAACATTACATACCCGTTCGGCGATTGAAACGATAAATCGTCTGATAGATGTATTTGAAGGCAATGCGCAAAACTTTATCCGTAGTCAATTATCCGATAGTTTACAAGCGATTGTATGCCAGCAATTAATCACGGTTGATAACCAGCGTAAAGCCCTTTTTGAAGTCCTGATTAACACTCCGGCAGTTGCTAACTTAATAAAAGAGGGCAAAACCAAACAGATTTTATCGTTAATACAGACCGGACAACAACATGGCATGCAACTGATGCCTGATACTCATCATTCAATCACTGAGTAA